In Planctomycetia bacterium, one DNA window encodes the following:
- a CDS encoding alcohol dehydrogenase catalytic domain-containing protein yields the protein MTRTAQAAVMHAFKQPIRVEEFPLPTELAPGEVLVKVEMAGVCGTDVHLHEGQLPVPLPLIMGHETVGRVHGVGGEATDWLGQPLRTGDRVSWTVGMTCGQCRYCRLYKLPARCLNRKAYGVNTPCNAPPHFLGGYGQYHHLRAGTAIFKLPDDLPSESLIGAGCALVTAVHACEKMPYRWGESVVIQGAGPVGLAALAIAADAGCRPIIAIGGPRERLERCRRFGADICIDIDEVRDADKRRGIVLEHTGGLGADCVVECVGHPAAVAEGWPLARDGGRYMVLGQYCDAGPVMLNPHHITKRELEIHGSYGSEPVHWARALTFLRARKDRFPFHELITHRFRLDQVNEALEEVAHWRTGKAVILPNG from the coding sequence ATGACCAGAACCGCACAAGCCGCCGTGATGCACGCGTTCAAGCAGCCGATTCGCGTGGAGGAGTTCCCGCTGCCGACGGAACTGGCCCCCGGCGAGGTTCTGGTGAAGGTCGAGATGGCGGGGGTCTGCGGGACGGATGTCCACTTGCACGAGGGTCAGTTGCCGGTTCCGCTGCCGCTGATCATGGGGCATGAGACGGTGGGGCGGGTTCATGGCGTGGGCGGCGAGGCGACCGACTGGCTGGGCCAGCCGCTGCGGACGGGGGATCGGGTTTCGTGGACGGTGGGGATGACGTGCGGTCAGTGTCGATATTGTCGATTGTATAAACTTCCGGCGCGGTGTTTGAATCGCAAGGCTTACGGTGTGAACACGCCGTGCAACGCGCCGCCGCATTTCCTGGGCGGGTACGGGCAGTATCACCATCTGCGCGCCGGGACGGCGATCTTCAAATTGCCGGACGATCTGCCGAGCGAGTCGCTGATCGGCGCGGGCTGCGCGCTGGTGACGGCCGTGCACGCGTGCGAGAAGATGCCGTATCGCTGGGGCGAGAGCGTGGTGATTCAGGGCGCCGGGCCGGTCGGGCTGGCGGCGCTGGCGATCGCGGCGGACGCGGGGTGCCGGCCGATCATCGCGATCGGCGGGCCGCGCGAGCGGCTGGAGCGTTGCCGGCGGTTCGGAGCCGACATTTGTATTGATATCGACGAGGTGCGCGACGCCGACAAGCGGCGTGGCATCGTGCTGGAGCACACCGGGGGGCTGGGCGCCGATTGCGTGGTGGAGTGCGTGGGTCATCCGGCCGCGGTGGCCGAGGGCTGGCCGCTCGCGCGCGATGGCGGGCGGTACATGGTGCTGGGTCAGTATTGCGACGCGGGGCCGGTGATGCTGAACCCGCATCACATCACGAAGCGCGAGCTGGAGATTCACGGATCGTACGGTTCGGAACCGGTGCATTGGGCGCGGGCGCTGACCTTTTTGCGAGCGCGGAAGGATCGCTTCCCGTTTCATGAACTGATCACGCACCGGTTCCGGCTGGATCAGGTCAACGAAGCGCTGGAGGAAGTGGCGCACTGGCGCACGGGCAAGGCCGTGATTCTGCCGAATGGTTGA
- a CDS encoding phosphatase PAP2 family protein: MSRFILPAIAFVVSLAGCGARTASVAPQGLAGRLDQIERERLASAGDSPHTDRNRAWRSSGSSRSATVRMNQPVAIESESTGDPARGASREGGITLAQAAQLDFDETILLLGDAGEEAHAADGVEINWSEKEDKYLRRPPLPLFWETVKRDVKNAPADLWRDTKRVYANPVNLVILGGTFGGAIAIKESRVDHSIERHFNKEGDWRPAHHHFKEDWRDALGAIGNPGTHFALAGAWYLIGQQRLDDKTYEVGKTLFSALAINGVTVMLGQAASYDRAPNGERGTMPSGHTSSSFVVASVMHEAYGHAVGIPLYALAALAGYERIEDGEHYFSDVVMGAVLGTVVGHSVASGRDPEFFGWKIAPYASTQGGTGIAFVKSFD, from the coding sequence ATGTCACGGTTCATTCTTCCTGCGATTGCATTCGTTGTTTCACTCGCCGGTTGCGGCGCGCGGACGGCGAGCGTGGCACCGCAAGGGCTGGCGGGTCGGCTGGATCAGATCGAGCGGGAGCGATTGGCGAGCGCCGGTGATTCGCCGCATACGGACAGGAATCGGGCATGGCGAAGTTCCGGGTCATCGCGCTCCGCGACGGTTCGAATGAACCAGCCCGTCGCGATCGAGTCCGAATCAACCGGTGATCCGGCCCGTGGAGCGTCGCGCGAGGGCGGTATCACGCTGGCGCAGGCGGCGCAGCTCGATTTTGACGAAACGATTCTGCTGCTCGGGGATGCAGGCGAGGAGGCCCATGCCGCGGACGGGGTGGAGATCAACTGGTCGGAGAAAGAAGACAAGTATCTTCGTCGCCCGCCGCTGCCTTTGTTCTGGGAGACGGTCAAGCGCGACGTGAAGAACGCGCCGGCCGATCTCTGGCGTGACACGAAGCGCGTCTATGCCAACCCGGTCAATCTCGTCATCCTCGGCGGCACGTTTGGCGGGGCGATCGCGATCAAGGAATCGCGCGTCGATCATTCGATCGAGCGGCACTTCAACAAAGAGGGCGACTGGCGGCCGGCGCACCATCATTTCAAGGAAGACTGGCGCGACGCGCTGGGGGCGATCGGCAATCCCGGCACGCACTTTGCCCTGGCCGGGGCATGGTACCTCATCGGTCAGCAGCGGCTGGATGACAAGACCTACGAAGTAGGCAAGACGCTTTTCTCGGCGCTGGCCATCAACGGCGTGACGGTGATGCTGGGTCAGGCGGCCTCGTACGACCGGGCACCGAACGGTGAGCGCGGCACGATGCCGTCGGGCCATACGTCGAGCAGCTTCGTCGTGGCCAGTGTCATGCACGAGGCATATGGTCATGCGGTGGGCATTCCGCTGTACGCGCTGGCTGCGCTCGCCGGGTACGAACGCATTGAGGATGGCGAGCATTATTTCTCCGATGTGGTCATGGGCGCGGTGCTCGGGACGGTGGTTGGGCACAGCGTCGCGTCGGGCCGCGATCCGGAGTTCTTCGGCTGGAAGATCGCGCCGTATGCGAGCACGCAGGGCGGCACGGGCATCGCGTTCGTGAAATCGTTTGATTGA
- a CDS encoding sigma-70 family RNA polymerase sigma factor encodes MDDASLRQAIELAKRGDAPAMHRLVDLFAGRIFGFFYRSTGSRADAEDLTQEVFVRVVRMLAYYEDDGRFESWLFRIAANLVRDRVRQQRRRPRQLSGHGTDSTGCGSESPVLDELAGEEPAADARMALGEEVDALNAALAQLPDGEREVIMLRHFSQMSFKEIAEATGTPLGTALARGHRGLRRLRELMESRESNRFARQSGGKLSV; translated from the coding sequence ATGGATGACGCCTCGTTGCGGCAGGCGATTGAGCTGGCCAAGCGCGGCGATGCTCCGGCCATGCACCGGCTGGTCGATCTCTTCGCGGGCCGAATCTTTGGTTTTTTTTACCGCTCGACCGGCTCGCGGGCCGACGCCGAAGACTTGACGCAGGAGGTCTTCGTTCGCGTCGTACGGATGCTGGCGTATTACGAGGACGACGGCCGATTCGAGTCCTGGCTGTTTCGAATCGCCGCGAACCTGGTGCGCGACCGGGTTCGGCAGCAGCGTCGCCGACCGCGTCAACTGTCGGGTCACGGCACTGATTCCACCGGGTGCGGCAGCGAATCGCCCGTACTGGACGAGTTAGCCGGTGAAGAGCCGGCGGCCGATGCCCGCATGGCGCTGGGCGAAGAAGTAGACGCCCTGAATGCGGCGCTGGCGCAGCTTCCGGACGGCGAACGGGAAGTCATCATGCTACGACATTTTTCACAGATGTCGTTCAAGGAGATCGCCGAGGCGACGGGCACGCCGCTGGGGACGGCCCTCGCGCGCGGGCATCGCGGCCTGCGTCGCCTGCGTGAGTTGATGGAATCGCGGGAATCGAACCGTTTCGCCCGGCAATCCGGCGGCAAGTTGAGCGTTTAG